The genomic interval TCAAAGAAGGATACGTGCTGTACCCTTTTCCCATCCCAGACATACCCTTCAGCTACATGGGTGTGCCCGAAAAAGCAAGCCGTAAAATTCCCCTCTTCGAAAATTTCGCGAGCCTGCCATGGATTGGTGATGTACTCCTCAACTGGAGAACGGGGACTCCCATGGACGAAGAGACATCCATAGGCTTCAAGGGACGAGGGGAGGGCTTCAAGGAAAGAGAGATTCAGAAAGCTCAGGTTCCTCTTAGTCCAAAGGATAGCTTCTGCTGCTTTAGGATTGAACCAGGAAAGGGGAAGCATGCCGAGAAGGCACGCCTCGTGATTCCCCAAAAGGCATTGCGCTTTCCTTTCCCGTACCCACTGCACGCAGCGATCCGGCTCTGCTCCATACCCTATGATGTCTCCAAGGACCAAGACAACATCCTCGTCGGTGATTTTTTGGGCTACTGCCTCCAGAGCGTCAAAATTCCCGTGAATGTCCGAAAGAAGGACCACTCGCAATTACCGCATCGACCCCTTGATTCGCATGATGCCGGTGATGGCAGAACGGGCAAGTTCTTCAAGTTTCAACTGGATGTACTTGATGGTTTCCTCAAGGTTTGGGATGAGGACGTACTCCAAGGCATTGACTCGACGGCGGGTTTTTTCGATTTCCACAGCCAGGAGTTCTATGGTCTTCTCGGCCTCTGCCAGGCGAACCATGAGAGGAAGCACTCGGGAGAACGATCGGAACGCCGCGTCGAGCTCTGCAGGAGTATGAATCACACCGTAGGAGTACGGGTCCCCCTCAACCTTCACCTCAAAGTGCGGCACCCGAACTCCGGTGAGGTACCGGGTACTCACTTCAAGGAGGAGCCTCTGCTGTGGTGCCAAAGTCACAAGGTCCTTATCCGCCTCAGAAAGCATGAGGGAGGCAACATTCTGTGCTTCAAAGGCCTTCACGATTTCCTTCTCTATTTCTCGACGGAGGTTTCCGTTCTCCCGAACAACCCGGACAAAATCCTGAATAAGGGCGTCGAGCTTGTCCTTGAGGAGCTTGTGCCCCCGCCGGGCCATGTTCA from Candidatus Caldatribacterium sp. carries:
- a CDS encoding metallophosphoesterase family protein — protein: MRVVLLSDIHGNFDALEAVAQKITDEDVVLVLGDIIGYGAEPDRCVQWVRERKAQCLLGNHEACLLGMLPLSWFNPKAAEAILWTKRNLSFLNLSFLEALPSSLEAYGCLFVHGSPRSPVEEYITNPWQAREIFEEGNFTACFFGHTHVAEGYVWDGKRVQHVSFFEGGELVFEEGFRYLVNCGSVGQPRDGNPKASFGIFFPEERRLEVQRVEYNVQAAMRKIFLAGLPEVLAYRLEVGE
- a CDS encoding V-type ATP synthase subunit D yields the protein MRLNVNPNRMELMKLRNRLNMARRGHKLLKDKLDALIQDFVRVVRENGNLRREIEKEIVKAFEAQNVASLMLSEADKDLVTLAPQQRLLLEVSTRYLTGVRVPHFEVKVEGDPYSYGVIHTPAELDAAFRSFSRVLPLMVRLAEAEKTIELLAVEIEKTRRRVNALEYVLIPNLEETIKYIQLKLEELARSAITGIMRIKGSMR